The Coturnix japonica isolate 7356 chromosome 6, Coturnix japonica 2.1, whole genome shotgun sequence genomic sequence gaaaagggaaaaaaagcgGCGTCGCGGCAAGACCGATGTGCAGGGGAAAGCCCGGCTCGAGCTGGGGGCGGCCCGAGCAACCCCGGCCTCGCTGTGCCGGAGCCCACTCGGGGCAGCCGCCCCGGGCCGCGGAACACCGCGCTGAGTCACCCCGCCCGCCCGCTCGCACCGCAGCCGGCGCGGCTCTCGCCTCCGACGGGAATCCCCGCGGCCGGCAGCGCGGCtcggcgcggcggggccgggacAGGCGGGGAGCCCCCCTCCCCCGGCAGGCACCTACGGAAATAACGGTGTCAGCGTGGCATAATTAAGAGATTTATTCGTCGTCGCTTATAAACGCCGTGAGCGCCAACCCTGCCGTCGGAGGGCTATGTACAGAGCGGCGGGAGGGAGCCCCGTCCCGCAGCTGCCGCCCGCGGCCGCACACGGCCGTGCCGCCGCCCGCACCTCGCGGCGCAGATCGGGCCGGACCCGTCGGGTGCGCTCGTCCCGGCCGGGCCCTTCCCCCCtaaccccctcccccccccgcaGACGCAACACTCTTCGGTCACCGAAAAGACAATAAAACAACCCCAACCAGTGCGTACAAAAATATagtctctaaaaaaaaaaaaaaaaaatcccaatatTAATAGGCAGAAATGTACAGCCATACTACAACCAGGGAGGGAAGGCAAACTTTCCGGTCTCGGCGTCGCCGCTGTCGTCGGAGCGGATCGGTAAGGCACCCCCCACATGCAGCCGGGTACGGGCTCACACCACACAAGGCACCAAGGACACCTCACCACGACGGCCCCGCATGCATCCGTCCTCCCGCCGCAGCCCCTATGTACTATGTACAGCCGTcggccccgcccggcccggcaCCCCGCGTCCCCGGGGCTCCGCGCCGCCCCCGCGCCCCGCGCCCGGCTCAGGGCGTCCGCGTCCGCGCCGCGCAGGGACCCAGGGCGGCCCCGCTGCCGCCGGCTccgggctgcggggcggcggcggcccccGCGCCCTTGCGCTCCTTCTGGCGCAGGTGGATCTTGGTGTGCCGCTTCCTCTCGTCGGAGCGGGCGAACTTCCTCCCGCAGAAGTCGCAGGCGAAGGGCTTCTCGCCGGTGTGGGTGCGGATGTGGGTGGTGAGGTGGTCGCTGCGGCTGAAGTTGCGCATGCAGATGCGGCACTGGAAGGGCTTGTGGCCCGTGTGGATGCGGAGGTGCCGGGTGAGCTCGTCGGAGCGGGAGAAGCGGCGGTCGCAGCCCTCGGCCGGGCAGGGGTAGGGCCGCTCGTGCACCGGCGTCTTGCTGGGCCGGTTGGGGTATTTGCGGGGCCGCAGGATGGGCCGCAGCGGCAGGTGGTGCGGGCTGTATGCGCCCGCGGGCAGCCTTGCGCCCTCCCcagctccgccgccgccgccgccgccgcctccgggGGCAGAGCCGGGAGCGGCGCCCGCCGGGGCCGCCCCCATGGTGAAGTTGCGGATGGTGGAGAGCGGCGTGAGCGGCGGCGGGACGCGGAGCGAGTCGAGGGGGCAGGGGAAGGGCTTGCGGTCGGGGCCGGCGTGCAGCTCCCGCTGGCACTGGGGCGGCGGGAAGAAGCCGCCGTACTCGGGGATGACGGTGAAGAGCCCGCCGTCGGCCGCCGCCGCCTTCGGGGAGGGGTAGGAGGGCGGCGGGGGGAAGGGCAGCGCCCCGCCGCCGGCGGCGGGCAGGAAGGCCGAGGAGGGGTCCTGCGGGTACAGCTCCCCGCAGCCCGAGtagggcggcggcggcggcgagtagaggtgctccagctcgGCTGGCGGGCCCTGCGCCATGCCGCAGCCCAGCGCCCCGGGCAGCGCTCCGGGGGaggcggcggaggcggcggtggccgaggaggaggcggaggaggcggcggaggaggcggcggaggcggcggagGCGGGCGCGCTGACCCCCTGCAGGATGCCCGCGCTCACGATGTTGATGATGCCCTCGGGGTAGCAGCCGGCGCCGGGGTACTGCGGGTCGATGGAGAACTTGCCCATGTAGGTGAAGGTCTGGTTGCGGGAGGTCGGGGCGCCGGGCGCGAAGCCGCCGCCGTAGGGGAGCTCCAGGGCCCGCTTGTCGCCCATGTCCACGCCGAGCATGCCGTCTGGGGGGCGAGGCGAGGCGCCGGTCAGCACCGCGAGCCCCCCtggccccggccccggccccggcaGCCGCCCGGGGGGCGCGGGGCCTCGGCGCGCACGTGTCCGCGCCCCGGCCTCCTCCCCCGAGCGGCGCCCCGAGAGACCCCGGCCGGACGAGCCCCGGGCTTCCGCCGCCCCTCGCCCGCCCCCGcagccgcccgcccgcccgccgccccggcCTCGCCGCCCCGCACCTGCGCGGCCGCGCGGCTCCGCTTACCTGCGGCCACGCCGCTCATCTGGTCGAACGGCCCCGCGGGGTCGGCATTGGGGAAGATCGCGACCGAAGTCGGCAGCGCGGCGGAGATGTCGTCCGCGGGGTAGATGCCCTCGGGCAGCTGGTGCGGGAACCCGCCGAGGGGCACCGGGAGCTTGTCCGCCGCCTTGGCGGTCATCatgggggcggcgggcggcccGGGGAGCCGCGCtcccgggcggcggcggcggctgcgggcgcTCGGGGCGGGGACGGGGCTCTCCCCTGCCTCCCGCTACCGACGCGGGGGGATCGCGGGGAGCCGGCACGGAGCTGGCATGTGCGGGCGGGCGGCCGCCCCGTCGCGGCGGTGCCCCGGGAGAGCCGCGCTCCCGCCGCAGCTCGCGCTGGAGGACAAGTCTGGCGGTAACTATTTATGGGGGCCCCCTGAATGCCCGGGACGTCACTGCCCATATAAGGACTGAGGAACGGGGCCCGGCGGTCACGTGGGCGCCCGCGtgcggccccgccgccccgcgcccgccccGGCCCCCGACTCCCCGCGCCCCGCGGAGGCGGCCCCGGCCCGAcccggccccgcgctgccccccGGGGGCCGCCGCCGAGCCGGCAGCGCCcctccgcccgccgccgccgagGGGGTATTCCGGTGGCGGGGCCCTTGTCCTAAAAAGGCGAAGATCCGGCCCCGCCCCGCTGCCCTTTTTAGGGCTCGTTCCGGAAAAATTAAAGCTCGGAAAGCAGAGGAGGtcccggggccgccccgccggACCCCGCTCACTTTCTTAGCCGCCCGTGACCGCAGAGCGGCGGCTCGGGAAAGCGCCGCGCTCGCGGAGCCCCGCTTCTCCTTTTcgctttttttctctctcacttaCGGATGGAAAGAGCCGCCGAGCGCGGCGCTGCCTTTTTGGAAAGTGTCTGATCTATAAATACCGCCGCGAACGCGGAGCAGCGCCGGCTGCCGACGAGAGCTCCTcgccggggccgggccgggggcggcgggggcaCCGAGCTCTTCCCGGATCCCCCCGGGCCGCCCTGCCCGGCTCAGCGCCGCGCCGTGGAACCGGAGCCAACTGCAGCGCGGCCCCGACGGCGGAGCGCACCGCACCTGCCCCGCCGCTGCCGGGCCTCGGCACCGCGGCTGCGGGAGACGACAGAAGCTCCCGCCCGCGGCACCCGGCGCGGTTCTCCCGCTCGGACCTCGCTCCCTCTCCTCTGTGTCCTCAATCAGCCCCTGCCATTCAGCACAGCCGCTGCCCCGTCGCCAGCGCCGTTTCCGCTCCcgtttcttattttctgtacGACCTCTTCCATAATAAGGGGATCAAACCAAAGAGCGCTTCaatccttgcttttttttttttcttgcttttttcccgAGTGCTAAAAATAACCTCCCCCGTGCCTCCCTTCCCAAGAGAAGCCAGTCTTTCATACGCTGTTCCCAAGCTCAGAGCTCGCAGCCCCTACATCTCCTTGCTGATGAGGGTGTCAGATGTAATTATTGTTGAAAGCCACATCCCATGTTACATTCTTGCCGCTAATCTCATTACTTGGGAATATTTCATCTGACTGTTTATTCCCACTTTCAGGAAAACAACTCTCCCATATGATCTGTAGCATGCAAGGCCCCTTGTCAGAGGCACACAGGAATAGAAAACATCAACAGCCCGAGCAGCAGTACGACGCAGCCACGTACAACATGCCACAAAAGCACACTCCTCCTCCAGAGCAACAAGCCAAAGCACACACTGAATGGCTAAACCAATTTCCGCCTTGTATTTCTAACTGCAGATCGCAGTATTTGCGGGTTTAAGTCCATTACAGCATCTGCTCAGGTACCTCTATGGAGCGCGGACTTACCTCTGTGATGGTCTCAAATGCTGTCATCTGCCTCCCAGGCTCCGCTCCATTCCTGCAGCACCTTGTGCCCAGCTGAGAAAGGCTGGCTCAGTTGCTCAGTGCCTTTGGTGATGTTCCAGTTTCGGTGCTTCTCCAGTCGCTGCAGAACCCAGGCAAGACAGGAGCGGAGCTAAAAAAGTCAAATTTCAGGGCCATTTGTCATGCTTTCTAAGGAACTACAGGCATAACTCTAGATATTTTCCTATTCCTGATCTGGGAATTGCACACAGCAATTAGGAGATATATAATActtggtgttttttgtgttgttttttattgtatATGTTAATTTACAAGGATTTTGTTACCGTTTCTTTCTAGCACTTAACGTACAGCCAATACAGTTTGGCACGTGAGACTTAGCTGAAAGAAAGCTCGTGTTCCATTTCAGTAGGATTCTAGATATTTTCGTTTAAAAAACACAATCTcaatttaaaagttaaattttgacggagagacagagagagagagagagagacaggtTCTGGGAAATGTGACTGAGAAGTAGGAGCAATTGTATTGTACCTTTCCATTACAGCTGAGCTATAATTGGCTTCATCACTActatgaaagaacaaaatattggAATCTGTTGTGCAGGGGGACAGGTGACTTTACATTAATCTGAGAAACACGTAGCCAAAGATAGAGGATACATCCTCTGTACTCAAAAACATGGCAGAGGTGTGAGCTGCAGGTCTTAGAGATACAAGACAGCATCTTCCTCTGTTACACCTGTGCCCACTGGTGACGCTCAGAGAAAGAAGAACCAAGGTTCTGCATCCTGCTTTAACCTTCCTGTAGCTCAGCTCCACCTCTGGGCTAACATGGCAAACGTACCATTCTTCCGCTGTGGCAAGGATTCAAAGACTGACATGAATAAGGAATACTGCTGTTAGTTGATGTTGGTGGGTAGTTTTAAGAGCCTTCCTAAGGATGGAGTAAACTGTGTCTGATGTCCAGCCTTTACGTGGACAACCAAGTCGCTCGTCTTCTCTCAGTGGGAGCTTTGTCTGGAGGCAGCAGGATCTGGTGGTGCAAGGCAAGATGGAAACATAGTGCTCGGTCTTCAGGAAGATGCTGACAGATGAAACTCAAATGTTTCTGGTCCCTTTTTCAGATActtgtgctgcagtgctccGCATGTGTTTTGTGCCTTTGATCCTCATTTGGCTGATTATCCTAGACTCCAGGGGTAGGCCGTCCAACTCACACTGACGTCAATGAGACTTACACGCAAAAAATCCGACTGATTCCTGTGGTTCCTACAAGCCACGTGGTTTCATATGACGGACAGATTGTTGGTGTAAATTGCCAAAGCCCCACTCACACCGAGGGAGAAGCTGCACTTCAGTGGCCCCGTGTGCGTGCAAGCCTCTGGATTCTCCCTGGACCCTGCAGCTTCCAAAGGCAAAACGACTCGATTTGCAGCCCCCTCTTCTGAAGCCAGTCAAGGTATTTTCACTAATTGACTTCAGATCATTCAGCAGTAAATTGGCAATGAACACAGAAACGCACACTGATTTTGTTTGGGAACCTTCCATTTTGGGACTCTCCAAAGGACAGAAGGCTTACTCTTACATGGAGTGGTCCTGCTTTCTCCCTGTACCTGTGTGACATGTCTGACTGGATACAGCACTGACTAGAGTTCAGAGCTGAAGGGCTGAACTTCTTCATTCCCAATTTCTTTGAAACTTCCCCCCTGCTGACCCCAGATTTTCTGTACTCGCTCTTTTAATAAGGTGTTAGCCGATGTTGCACTGGGTACATTTTCCTGCACTTCTCTACTGCAAGTACCTGAGACATTGTCTTTGTTGCTGCACCTGAGCTTGAGAGtggctgaggaagaaaaggcagctcATCATCTGCAGGAACTGGCAGCACCATTTAACCAGTTTAACTTCACACGTTTGTGTTGCTCCAGGGGGTTGCTATGCCTTTGTTGCAAAACTCATCTGACCTCATGCGCCAACAACAGTGATACCAGTAGGTCTGCTTGGGAAACACATCCTGCCACTTCCACTGTGCACCTCGCTGCTTTAGGGGATGTTAGCATGGCCTcagctcagctgggagctgggtcTCGCTCCTCAATCAGAGGTGAGTGACCCTGTCTTCTGATGACAGCGAGGAAAGTCTGTCCTAGGCTTGTGCTGGATTCTGGGTGGGGGTTGTGGGTGTAGCTTTTGTTGTGGTGCAGGCTGGTTTTGGTggtgttctttttgtttgttttttggtggtgttgtttctggggtttgtttttttttttgctgttttggttttgtttgtttgtttgtttttaacgtTTCACATAAAAGAGAAGTTCTTGTCTCTGAAGCCATATTTCAAAGTTTCACAAATTTGCCCTCTTTCAATGAGCGTAGATTGGTCTGGCATGTCCTCACAGGAAGAAATACTTGTTTACTAAGGCTTTATTTTGCCAGGGCTGTCTGCTGGATCCCCAGTCAAAAGCCACTTACCACAGAGGTGATACTGGCTCTCAGCCCATAGTGGCTGGTCACTGaagcccagcacccagccagGGAAACCTGGGGGAAACGTGAGCCTACAGAAAGCAGCTATCTGCCTGAGAGCTGGCGTGCTGAGGGAAGGGGGTGGTTgtggagcagaggaggaggcaTCCCAGTCTACCCTTAATTACCGTACCTTAAAACCACACTCTGCTGTTTTCAGCCAAGGCTCCTTGTTGTCTTAGGATGCATTCCTGTAAATGCGAAATAAGTAAATGACTTTATTGTGAGGATTTGGCACAGGAGAGCCGTAGCAGCATCCCAAATGGTTATTTAAATATCAGTAACATTTTCTAATTCAGGctacagaaattaaacaaactTGCGTGGAATAAGCAAGTTACTAGCATAACTGCGTGTGGCCATAAACAAATACACGTAACGTAACAGAGAAAACTTCCAGTCAAATAAAAGCAACCGTAATCTTAGTCACCCCAAATCTATTTTTGTTTACAGACAACTCATTCTCGTTATTAAACACGCAGAACACTTCCTGGATATTCCTGTACACGCTTGCAAGGATACCTTATTAAACCTGTACTCCTGTCTCTGCTCACCTCGTGCAGCCCCACGGGGACAGACCGGCCCGTCGGCCGCAGCACGGAGCGTGTGCGGCTCCACTGCCCTCTCCTGGGAGCAGGCAAACCGGAGTTCCAGAGCACTCGGCCTGCGGAGCAGAAAGCTGGATCTGAGGTCAATGCTCATGGTGTTTCGCCGTGAAACGCCTCTCCAGAGCTTTGCACCACGGATGCGCTGTCTGtggaaacacaaaacacagcctGGATGGGTCACAGATCCCACTGtcagggcagcagggctgccgGGTAGTTACAATCCCACAGGCTACAACCTCTCTCTCCCCATAGAATTAAGGTCAGACACCAAGTGCCCACAGAGGCAGTGGGAACACACCACGGAGGGGGCATCCCAGCTCAGTAGCCCTCCACAGCCTGTCcgtggggctgggagcacagggcagcatcCAGGAGGGCACTCTGCTCACTGCAACCTGCAGGATCTCTCACTACCCAGGAGCCTGGCACCAACCATGCCACCCGGCCCAGAAGGCTGTCTGCAAACTGCACACCGCTCTGGGCCCAAAGATGACTACTCCTACACGTGTGTATAAGCTGAGCAAATAAAATAGCAGCTCTGTATGATGCTTGccttgaaaacaacaacaaaagaagttGCATCTCATAACAGGGAGAACAGATATAGCTAATACAACATACCATCCACTTGACAAGACTCCCAAAATAATGATGGCTTTGTCTCTGAATAGCAATAGTCTGACTGCTAAGCTCTGCTTTCCAGTCCTGTCTCCCAAAAGCAGCTTCATTTACTCTTGTATTTCCTGTTCTAATGTCTCCCGTATTTTGCGTAAATCTCTCTTGTTCAATAGCTGCACCAGTCCTTCAGTCCAGAGACAGATAGGGCACATCCCTTAACACGAGCAGCCTTCTTCCTTAAAGTTCTGAGATAAGAGAAGTGTAGCAAGTGTCatgctttcagctctgctggtcCTACTACCCTGCATTTGAGCACTCAGAAAGCTTGTCCAGGCTTTCCAGACAAACCCAGTTTGTAGGAAATGGAACTGGGTAAGGCTCCTTAATCTCAGCTAAGAATAAGGTCATATATCACATCTCTTTTCAGCAAACCAGGAGGGAAGGAACTCTAGCACCGTTTTCCAGCCAGTCTTCTGAGAAGagaagctgagcagctctggggaATGTTTCTCAGAAACTTCCCAACCCTCCAGGGAAGCCAGAGCCATTCACTGGATTTCTGGATTGCCAAGGACTCCTTTGTGTTTGCCCTGTCTATGCGCTGTTTTTCACAACCTGTTTCCATTTATTCTCATGTCTTTGTTGCCTTAGTCTTAAACCAGTCTGCCGTGAGCCTCGAAACCCCTCATCTCTTTGCTCTGGGTAAATCAGTCTGAGGGTGGTTCTGACTTTTCCTGCGTTTTTATCATCATTAGTTTCCTGCTCCCGAGGGCATGCCTGGATGCTCATGTCTCACCAGAAGACCATCCTGACTGCAGACTTCTGAGAAGAGCACTGCGGTTCAGCGCCAGCACATTTACCCAGTGGATGGCTTTCTGTCTGAAACTGCCAACCAAGTTTTTTTTTGGAGCAGACAATTTTTTGAAAACCCCACAAGAGATTAAAATAAGcaacttgttttgctttaaaatttctAGGACCAGATCTTCAAGCGGTGTAAATTAGCATAAGTTTTCTGATGCTCTAACCCTTACAATCTGAGTGCAAGTCAAAATTGGGCATGGTTGTATTTAAGGTTTGGTTACTTTTCAAGGCTGAAACTCAAACAGCTCCTCAGGGTGGGCACGGTCTGTCTTTATTCTGTATTTGGGTTGCTCCCACCTCTTTTGCTGGAGTTTATTTCtatctttgatttattttctctgttgagATGTACTGTCCGTGCTCCTTCACCTCTCCTCTCATTCCCATCTCTCTACTTGCTATTGTCCAAccttttcagctccttttctctctttcccctcctgtctttcctcttccttggtagttccttttccttcccccttaTCTCAGCAATCGCTGCCAACAGCTATATTTGGAATAGAGTGGGAACAAGCTATTCTTGTGACTTTACTTTGAAATAACTGAGAGGAGCAGATGATTTTCTTTGAACAAATAGAGGATACATCGAGGAGAAGGCAGGCTAGTAATGTCAGAATTACATTGCTAGGGAATACCTGCCCAGCAGGTTTGTCTTTCCCAACTTTCAGGATGCCTGGACTTGCTatgggctttttgtttgctctgttttaGCTTTAAATCCTTTTGTGCAAAATTCCTCTTTACAGCTTAGCAGCACGGGGTCCTAACAAGGCCTGACTTTTCATCACAGTGTTTGGGCACTTACACACCAAGGGGAATGACTGCCACCTAGAATCTCAGATGCTAGAATTAGCTGAAACAGGATATATCCTTGCATATATACTTGTTTAGCACTTGAACTCAATGCTGTTGTATGTTCTAGTGCAGTCACAGGATATAGTTACAGAGTCTCACTTTGAATAGTGAGCACAGAAAAATGCTGGGAGGAACAACTTCCTATCGTGCAATGTGATTTCTCCATGTCCTCTCACATTAACTCCTCATCACCACCTGTTCCTCATCACCACGGTCATTTAAACTGTTGCAAGCAATACATTAGCACAGCCAACAGGATCCAGAGCTATATGAAGCGGACAAAGCAGAATGCATTTTCCCCTGtactctgtatttctgtgtttatatgATTAACTCCCACACTGGCAAACCAAACAAGAAAGGAGGCCAAATGAGAAATTCAGCATTATAGCTTAGCATTTTGAGCCTGTGCCAGAAGACGACCCAAGTAGATTTGTCTGCTCTGAAGAGAAGCAGGTTCTAGTAAAGCCATTCTGCTGTACACACATTCATGTGTGAAACTGCTTCATACAAAGAAAGATATGTTAAATTATATGCAGAAAGACATAGGGAAAAGATCTTTAGCTGCAAGTTAAAAGATCAAAGGCAGGAAGGCTGCTAAATGTTAAGACAAGAAGTTAGAAGGAAATGATTCTTCCATCCATTGAGGACTTTCTGGAATTTTATAAATCTGCTAACACAGGCCATCATGCTAACATGGAACTCCATGGTTGTCTCTGCAATAACTGCTAATACATTCAGTTTGCCAACAGAAAATGCATCCACAACAATATTTTAGGAGAGTAAACTTGGCAGAGTTGcaccattttatttaatttttttattttttttttaatcagactATCTAATAGAAAAACAGGTAATCTTCAAGCAAACAGACCCTTTTCCAGCTTCACACTACTACTGTCACCACCCTAGAGATCTTCAATGTGCCATACTACATGGAATCtaagcaaaatgaagaagacTAAAGAGTTGATATTGTGTTTCAGCATTACTCTCAGTCCTAGAGACTGCTGAGTGTCTCTCTGGGCTCCTGCCCCATAAAACTAAACAAGGAGAATTTGGCATATGCTGCAGACATATAACATTTCACACTGAATTAAATGCAAGTGCAAAAACCAGGTTTGTTCCATCTGCATCAGGTAAGTTCTTTTGCAGTTTTGCACTGCCATAGAGagcaaatatatttgtatacatATAAGCTACAGGTTGGCAGATGCAAATGAACTGCCAGGTATTTAGAGAGTGCTGCTGAATCCACGTGAACTCAGAGGCGATTTAGCCATTCCCTGTTACTTCTCATCTCATCCTCACCAACTTGCAAACTTTCCTCTCTGCCTCTTCAGCTCCACAGTTCAGCACAGCTGAGTAAGACAACCACAAAGAgcatctgaaaaataatctttagGTTCAGGGCTCACAGTGGACTACGTGAGGTACAGAGCCCTGCTGAAGAAAGAGCTACTCTACAGCTCTATGGACACCAACAAATCAGTTCTCACTGTCCCCAGCACTGGAAGCTGCTTCCAGGATTCTCAGCAGCACCCAACATACCTTAGCTTTATAATACTGAGCAGATGCAGACATGACTAAAGCTTGTCAGTATCTAAGCCACAACTAAACACCATCAACATTTGCAAAATAGGCTTTCCCCAATCTCCTTGGTCTGGAACAGCTGAGaagatgaatattttctgaacCTTTTTGCCACTACACAGAATTGAGGGAAATTTTCTACCCAAAGTCAGTCACCCTCCCCACAGTGTTACCTGCTGGATTCAGCACTTGTGTTGGAGCATCACTAAAACCACCAAGTCTGCAGTGTGCCTGAAGGGGCTTGACCAGAGCTGAACTGGACTTCGCAGGCCTTCTGAATAGCACACCTTATTCTAACATGATTTAAAGTTGACAACGTGTCTGAAAACACACATAATGTCAGAGAAGGAATTAAAtgttgcttctctctctctctctcctccccaaCCTCATTACAGgctaaggaaaaataatgtatggAGAATAATACTTCACCATCTAAGGAGTTTTTTTGGTTTCTAAATCTAGTGAAGAGTCATTGtatattttgacagaaaaatgaatcaaaataataaagtgAATACAAAATTATATTGCTGTCAATAATTTAATTTACACAAAATAGCACTGTGACATGGTAATTGTTATATATGATGCAGCATTCAGTATAATATTTGGAGAATGCATTATAGAAAGTCAACATTTAACTACTAAAATCAACTTACATAATCAAAGCTGTCAGGGAATCTTTACAGTTTTATATTAATTTGAATGTAATTTACTATAGATGTGTCATTCTTAGAGGTGCTTACAATAGTTAAtgatctctgcttttccattatAAAATCCTATTTTCAAAGGCTTATAACTTGGTCTTAAGAACTCTCAGCCCTCCggcacattttccttttcctttcaaaaactACGTTAgacattttaaacttttctctCAGAGCACAAAGTGTGGTTactttcaaaattcattttgaggGTTTGCTAATTTGCTGCCTGCTACCCAGGGATCTCGGAAAAAGGGAGGTTTATCATGGTAGCTGAAGATAGCATTTCAGTTACATTCTTTTCTTCGATTTTCCTGAACATTTTACCTCTGAGaccatttttcttgcttttcttgcagaGTCTAAGTAAGCATCTTCCAATACTGCATCCAAACCTACTCTGCATCCTTCCATTTCTCCTCACTTTGTGAACAACTAAGATGAACTAGAAATTGCTCACATCTCTTAAAGGTTATCCATTCAACCAGAGCAACAGCAAAGCTGACTAACTTGCTGGAAGGTCTATGTAAAGAAATTTTCCATCTCTGGGAACAGGGTGGGTTAAAACCACTGCCCCTTACCCCGGCCAATGTTGCCCCACTGTGCCCTTGCCCTTCACTCAGCCTACCTTTGTTGCTCCCCCAGTACCATGGATGGATCCCACTTGAGTAGCAGCCATGTGCTCGCTGTGCTTACACAGCCTCCAGCGCTGCTGGGTCCTGGGATGATGACTGTTCCTGACCGTTGGCCATCGACACTTTACCACAACACTCTGAGGCTCTGGATTTCAAGATCAGATTGAACACGGCAGGGAGAGGAAAGCCAAGGGGAGTTGGCAGAATTTAGTTGCTTCAGTGCTTCATGTCCCAGAGCTAAGATACTGAAGACCAATTGTCCGTAAACACTTTTTAGCACCAAGGTTGTGCTGTTACAGGTTATAATAAACTCAGGATTTGAAAGGTAAATTGACAACACAAATATATTATCTGTAATGGAAGCAAAATTGATTATTAGCTTGTCTTCTTTTGTAGACCTGCTCCAGGTCAGGGTCCTGTTTTCCTAAATCCTGCTTAGattcactttattattattattattatttttttattcatgcCTGTTAGGTGTCATTTTGGGTTCCTTATCCCATAGCTTTCTCTGACCTCAGACATTAGAGTCAATGTGCACAATTGTATCCACAAGCTAAAATCAATGATTGCCACGTAACCAGCTAGATTTGCACAGCTGTCATTTGTTCAGCATCCCTTCAATTTCTGTTTGAAGATATGGGCTTTTTCAAGCATTTGTGGTACTCTAGCCACTTTCTCAGTCAGTGCCAAAACCCAGGCAAAATGCTTCCTTCCATTTTTGCAACATTACCCTTCTTCCTTGTTTGACAAAACAACTATATCAGTTTCTAATGATTCTGCTATGTCACAAATCAGGTGGGaacctcctttcccttctgtatATTGAGAACAGCTCT encodes the following:
- the EGR2 gene encoding E3 SUMO-protein ligase EGR2 is translated as MMTAKAADKLPVPLGGFPHQLPEGIYPADDISAALPTSVAIFPNADPAGPFDQMSGVAADGMLGVDMGDKRALELPYGGGFAPGAPTSRNQTFTYMGKFSIDPQYPGAGCYPEGIINIVSAGILQGVSAPASAASAASSAASSASSSATAASAASPGALPGALGCGMAQGPPAELEHLYSPPPPPYSGCGELYPQDPSSAFLPAAGGGALPFPPPPSYPSPKAAAADGGLFTVIPEYGGFFPPPQCQRELHAGPDRKPFPCPLDSLRVPPPLTPLSTIRNFTMGAAPAGAAPGSAPGGGGGGGGGAGEGARLPAGAYSPHHLPLRPILRPRKYPNRPSKTPVHERPYPCPAEGCDRRFSRSDELTRHLRIHTGHKPFQCRICMRNFSRSDHLTTHIRTHTGEKPFACDFCGRKFARSDERKRHTKIHLRQKERKGAGAAAAPQPGAGGSGAALGPCAARTRTP